A genomic region of Catalinimonas niigatensis contains the following coding sequences:
- a CDS encoding L-threonylcarbamoyladenylate synthase, producing MAQIGKDIVQAMQYLQEDGLVAIPTETVYGLAANAFSANAVAKIFVAKNRPSFNPLITHTHDVEQVKRYVKQMPEVAIQLSKTFWPGPLTLLLPKKDIIPDIVTAGSESVAVRIPNHPLTLELLKKLDFPLAAPSANPFGYISPTRAAHVEEQLGDRIDYILDGGECTVGIESTIVGFEEKQVVIYRLGGASLEAIEEIVGRANISMHPQVEDNLNPQAPGMLKSHYAPKKKVIVGNISNLLNSYDKQDIALISLKDYYPQISDKHQVALSVVGDLNEAAQQLFSALRELDKLPVKYIIAEPMPEYGLGKAINDRLQRAAAEKE from the coding sequence ATGGCGCAAATAGGTAAAGATATAGTACAAGCCATGCAGTATCTGCAAGAGGATGGCCTGGTGGCAATTCCTACCGAGACTGTATATGGTCTTGCGGCGAATGCATTCAGTGCTAATGCAGTGGCTAAGATATTTGTTGCCAAAAACCGGCCTTCTTTTAATCCTCTCATTACGCATACGCATGATGTGGAGCAGGTGAAAAGATATGTAAAGCAAATGCCTGAGGTAGCTATTCAATTGTCTAAAACCTTCTGGCCAGGCCCACTTACTTTGTTACTCCCCAAAAAAGATATCATTCCCGATATTGTCACTGCAGGCTCAGAGTCTGTAGCCGTCCGTATCCCCAATCATCCTTTGACATTAGAATTGCTGAAAAAGCTGGACTTCCCGCTGGCAGCCCCCAGCGCCAATCCTTTTGGTTATATCAGTCCTACCCGGGCTGCTCATGTAGAAGAACAACTTGGGGATAGAATTGATTATATCCTGGATGGTGGAGAGTGTACTGTGGGTATAGAATCAACCATTGTGGGTTTTGAAGAGAAGCAGGTGGTGATTTACCGTTTGGGAGGAGCAAGCCTGGAAGCGATTGAAGAGATTGTTGGAAGGGCAAACATCAGCATGCATCCTCAGGTGGAGGATAATCTAAATCCTCAGGCTCCCGGTATGCTAAAAAGTCATTATGCACCCAAGAAAAAAGTAATCGTAGGAAATATAAGCAATTTGCTTAATAGCTATGATAAGCAGGACATAGCCTTAATTTCTCTCAAAGATTACTATCCTCAGATTTCAGACAAACATCAGGTGGCCCTGTCCGTGGTAGGAGACTTGAATGAGGCTGCCCAGCAGCTTTTCTCCGCCTTACGAGAGTTAGATAAACTGCCGGTAAAGTATATCATCGCCGAACCTATGCCGGAATACGGACTTGGAAAAGCAATAAATGATCGTTTACAGCGGGCTGCTGCGGAGAAAGAGTAA
- a CDS encoding J domain-containing protein — translation MNQYLDTLGLQPGVTEADIKKAYRRLAKLYHPDVNKDPDAQRRFVEITEAYNFLLEVGATPHEEQVNYAYNAHAREYAERRRQAREYARERQRQAAEEKWRTLSVLYKYSDYLVGIFLLTNLLFLVDYLLPTIPQEEKIVQLTRSYESANQYGQNLIDRHSVIHFEFHSILIDRKITDEWYEVDSLAQIYTTPLLGTVTRADIVLNSYALELHPVFSVYDFFFFLIPAIIILGVLYFRWPKTSDNKIGIIVILLMLFVIQMLVFFTGR, via the coding sequence ATGAATCAATACCTGGACACTTTGGGCTTACAGCCTGGCGTAACGGAGGCCGATATAAAAAAGGCTTATCGTAGGCTGGCCAAACTTTATCATCCTGATGTCAATAAAGACCCTGATGCACAGCGTAGGTTTGTGGAGATCACCGAGGCTTATAACTTTCTGCTGGAAGTAGGCGCCACGCCCCATGAAGAGCAGGTTAATTATGCCTATAATGCCCATGCCCGGGAATATGCAGAGCGCAGAAGACAGGCTAGGGAATACGCCCGGGAAAGGCAAAGACAGGCCGCTGAAGAGAAGTGGAGAACCCTGTCTGTCCTGTACAAATATTCAGACTATCTGGTAGGTATTTTTCTGTTGACAAACTTACTTTTTCTGGTAGATTATCTTTTACCTACTATACCACAGGAAGAAAAAATCGTGCAGCTCACACGATCCTACGAAAGCGCCAATCAGTACGGCCAAAACCTGATTGATCGTCATAGTGTTATTCATTTTGAGTTCCATTCCATACTTATTGACCGCAAAATAACCGATGAATGGTACGAGGTAGACTCACTAGCTCAAATATATACTACTCCTCTTCTTGGCACTGTCACTAGAGCAGATATTGTGCTGAATTCTTACGCCCTTGAGCTGCATCCTGTATTTAGTGTATATGATTTTTTCTTCTTTCTGATTCCAGCCATCATCATTTTGGGCGTACTTTACTTCCGCTGGCCTAAGACCTCCGACAATAAGATAGGAATTATTGTAATCTTACTTATGCTCTTTGTGATTCAGATGCTGGTTTTCTTTACTGGCCGATGA
- a CDS encoding tetratricopeptide repeat protein, whose amino-acid sequence MSRLVLTVAAFVSLTACSPEPEELLLKSKSLLEEGQYEQSIEYLDRAIEQQPEWSEAYNVRAVAYFEQQDFDKAIADFSQAIKLDSSSYKPYYNRGNAYQEQGDYQKAITDYTVAILKKPNIKDIYINRGVVFYVLNNYQRALEDFDFALKLEEDEPIVLLNRAKTQMALQNWEAAQQDLQKLTQKQSEDAEAFYLLGMAYLQTQQREESCVTWQKAQALGSEQAQQAISTYCN is encoded by the coding sequence TTGTCACGCTTAGTCTTAACTGTTGCTGCTTTTGTAAGCCTTACTGCCTGCTCACCGGAGCCAGAGGAGCTACTGCTCAAAAGCAAATCTTTGTTGGAGGAAGGGCAATACGAACAGTCCATTGAATATCTGGACAGAGCGATTGAGCAGCAACCTGAGTGGAGCGAAGCTTATAATGTGAGGGCAGTAGCCTATTTTGAGCAGCAGGATTTTGACAAAGCCATTGCGGACTTTAGTCAGGCAATTAAGTTGGATAGCTCATCCTATAAGCCTTATTACAATCGGGGGAATGCTTACCAGGAGCAGGGAGACTATCAGAAAGCCATTACTGACTATACGGTTGCCATTCTGAAAAAGCCTAATATCAAAGATATTTACATCAATAGGGGAGTTGTTTTTTATGTGCTGAATAACTATCAGCGGGCGCTGGAGGACTTTGACTTTGCACTGAAACTGGAAGAGGATGAACCCATAGTTTTGCTAAATCGTGCTAAGACACAGATGGCATTGCAAAATTGGGAAGCTGCACAGCAGGATTTGCAAAAGCTTACTCAAAAGCAGTCTGAGGATGCAGAGGCTTTTTATCTTTTGGGAATGGCATATCTTCAAACTCAGCAGCGGGAAGAAAGCTGTGTTACATGGCAAAAAGCGCAAGCTCTGGGCAGCGAACAGGCTCAGCAGGCAATCAGTACCTACTGCAACTAA